One window of Candidatus Hydrothermales bacterium genomic DNA carries:
- a CDS encoding fumarate hydratase, translated as MKVIKYETIVEEVKKMCIKAAHELKPDVVEALKKAYEKEESDFGKAILSQLLENIEIAKRESIPLCQDTGFAVLFVEVGEDVKIEGGSLKEALIEGVRRGYTEGYLRKSVVADPIRRKNTGDNTPPVIYFDIVKGDKLRIIFEPKGGGSENMSAFKMLLPGEGKEGIKKFVIETVKKAGANPCPPIVVGVGIGGTFEYSAFLAKKATVRPLGQRHPDPFYAEFEEELLEEINKLGIGPMGLGGRITALDVHIEVYPCHITSLPVSVNIQCHSDRREEIVL; from the coding sequence ATGAAAGTGATAAAATATGAAACGATTGTTGAGGAAGTAAAAAAAATGTGTATAAAGGCTGCACATGAATTAAAACCTGATGTAGTAGAGGCCCTCAAAAAGGCTTATGAAAAAGAAGAATCTGACTTTGGTAAAGCTATTCTGTCACAACTTTTAGAAAACATCGAAATAGCGAAAAGAGAATCAATTCCACTTTGCCAAGATACTGGATTTGCGGTGCTATTTGTTGAAGTGGGAGAAGATGTAAAAATTGAGGGTGGTTCACTAAAAGAGGCTCTGATCGAGGGAGTAAGGAGAGGTTACACCGAGGGTTACCTTAGAAAATCTGTAGTTGCTGACCCTATCAGGAGGAAAAACACCGGAGATAATACTCCACCTGTAATTTACTTTGATATAGTAAAAGGGGATAAATTAAGGATAATATTTGAGCCAAAGGGAGGTGGAAGTGAAAACATGAGTGCGTTCAAAATGCTTCTTCCTGGAGAGGGAAAAGAGGGGATAAAAAAGTTTGTAATAGAAACTGTAAAGAAAGCTGGAGCAAACCCATGTCCACCTATTGTAGTTGGTGTTGGTATAGGTGGAACCTTTGAATATTCTGCCTTTTTAGCAAAAAAGGCAACTGTAAGACCATTAGGACAAAGACACCCTGATCCCTTTTACGCAGAATTTGAAGAGGAACTCCTTGAAGAGATCAACAAATTAGGAATAGGACCTATGGGATTAGGCGGTAGAATAACGGCCCTTGATGTTCATATTGAAGTTTATCCTTGCCACATAACCTCTTTACCTGTATCAGTTAATATTCAGTGCCACTCCGACCGAAGAGAGGAAATAGTTCTGTAG
- a CDS encoding YqaA family protein, translated as MFRLSKRLYDWVLSWAYKKEGAFALCFFSSIESIFFPVPPDPLLMALSLGNREKALYFAFLCSICSVLGGLIGYIIGFYFWELTKEFFFNYVFSVSAFERVSDLYHRNSFFAIFTAGFTPIPYKVFTISAGVFKINIFIFLIASLISRSSRFFIIALLIKIFGEKIKNFIDKYFNLLTILFIILLVGGFIILKRV; from the coding sequence ATGTTTAGATTATCAAAGAGGTTATATGATTGGGTTTTAAGTTGGGCATACAAAAAGGAGGGAGCCTTTGCGCTTTGCTTTTTTTCATCTATTGAATCCATCTTTTTTCCAGTTCCACCTGATCCCCTACTTATGGCTTTAAGCCTTGGTAATAGGGAGAAAGCCCTATATTTTGCCTTTCTATGTTCTATATGTTCAGTTCTTGGGGGATTAATCGGTTATATAATTGGTTTTTACTTTTGGGAATTGACAAAAGAATTCTTCTTTAATTATGTTTTTTCTGTTAGTGCTTTTGAGAGGGTCTCGGATCTTTACCATAGAAATTCTTTTTTTGCGATTTTTACAGCAGGTTTTACACCTATTCCGTACAAGGTTTTTACAATTTCTGCCGGTGTCTTCAAAATTAACATATTTATATTTCTTATAGCCTCTTTAATTTCAAGGAGCTCCAGATTCTTCATTATAGCGTTGCTCATTAAAATTTTCGGAGAAAAAATTAAAAATTTCATAGATAAATACTTCAACCTTTTAACTATCTTATTTATTATTCTTCTTGTAGGAGGCTTTATTATTTTAAAAAGGGTTTAG
- the uvrA gene encoding excinuclease ABC subunit UvrA has protein sequence MDQYIKVYGAREHNLKNINVLIPKNKLVVITGISGSGKSSLAFDTLYAEGQRRYLESLSSYARQFIGKIEKPDVELIEGLSPAIAIEQRKIQKNPRSTVATVTEIYDYLRLLFARIGTPFCPNCEIKLTKSTVDEIVDILLKRENERAMILAPLVKGRKGEYKSLFERIKKQGWSRLRINGLVYEIDDLPNLDKNKKHNIDLVVDRVVIKKESRSRIAESVETALKYGEGNVIVLYLKDEREEIFSESLKCPKCDFSLPELEPRLFSFNSPYGACKVCHGLGFKNEIDPELLINPHLSVLEGAIKPIGKLYGSLYYKISRLARKFNVSPDKPWKDLPAEFKEIVLFGDKNDEYYDDFYFEGIIPFLLKKYEETESGYVVQEIEKYVVRKNCPECKGARLNRSALSVKIKDKNIYDLTKLDVSSAKKFFENLELGEREKAIAERIIKEIYDRLNFLDNVGLYYLTLDRTMETLSSGEEQRVRLATQIGSGLTGVLYVLDEPSIGLHARDNEKLIKTLLKLRDLGNTVIVVEHDESTIRSADYIIDLGPGAGQEGGYVVAQGTIQDVMNSPESITGKYLKGELKIEIPEKRRKPKDKWLILKNARGNNLKNVTLKIPLGLFVCVTGVSGSGKSTLIIETLYKALKRILYNSSELPAPYDEIIGIENIDKVINIDQSPIGRTPRSNPATYTGVFSPIRDLFASLPESKMRGYKPGRFSFNVKGGRCEACEGQGYNVIDMLFLPSVHIPCEVCKGKRYNRETLEIRYKGKNIADVLDMSVKEAYEFFEDIPVIKRKLELLMNVGLSYIKLGQPATTLSGGEAQRIKLSKELSKVATGKTLYILDEPTTGLHLDDIKKLLNVLQLLVDKGNTVIVIEHQLDVIKSADWVIDLGPEGGDKGGYIVEEGPPEKIANCSRSYTGKFLRRVLRLGEKIKV, from the coding sequence ATGGATCAATACATAAAGGTTTACGGTGCCAGGGAACATAACTTAAAAAATATTAACGTATTAATACCTAAAAATAAGCTTGTAGTAATAACAGGCATTTCAGGATCAGGAAAATCATCTCTTGCCTTTGATACCTTATACGCCGAGGGACAGAGAAGATACTTAGAATCACTTTCATCTTACGCAAGACAATTCATAGGAAAAATAGAAAAACCAGATGTAGAACTTATAGAGGGGCTTTCTCCAGCAATAGCAATCGAACAGAGAAAAATTCAAAAAAATCCACGATCAACTGTAGCAACAGTTACAGAAATTTATGATTATTTGAGACTTCTCTTTGCAAGAATAGGTACACCTTTTTGCCCTAATTGTGAAATTAAACTTACAAAAAGCACGGTTGACGAAATTGTAGATATATTACTTAAAAGGGAAAATGAAAGAGCAATGATTCTGGCTCCCTTAGTTAAGGGAAGAAAAGGAGAATATAAGAGTTTGTTTGAAAGAATAAAAAAACAAGGTTGGTCAAGATTAAGGATTAATGGATTAGTCTATGAAATTGACGATTTACCAAATTTAGATAAAAATAAAAAACACAACATAGATCTTGTTGTTGACAGAGTTGTAATTAAAAAAGAGTCCAGATCTCGAATAGCTGAATCTGTAGAAACTGCTTTAAAGTATGGAGAAGGAAATGTTATAGTTTTATATTTAAAAGATGAAAGAGAAGAGATATTTTCAGAATCTTTGAAGTGCCCTAAATGCGATTTTTCACTCCCTGAGCTTGAGCCACGTCTTTTTTCTTTCAACTCTCCTTATGGTGCTTGCAAAGTATGTCATGGTCTAGGTTTTAAAAATGAAATTGATCCTGAGCTTTTAATAAACCCACACCTTTCTGTTCTTGAAGGAGCAATAAAACCAATTGGAAAATTATATGGTTCCCTTTATTACAAGATTTCAAGATTGGCAAGAAAATTTAATGTATCCCCTGATAAACCATGGAAGGACCTACCAGCAGAATTTAAAGAGATTGTCCTTTTTGGTGATAAAAATGATGAATATTACGATGATTTTTATTTTGAAGGAATCATACCTTTTTTGTTAAAAAAGTATGAAGAAACCGAATCTGGCTATGTTGTTCAAGAAATCGAAAAATATGTTGTAAGGAAAAACTGTCCTGAATGCAAAGGTGCAAGACTAAACAGGAGTGCCCTTTCTGTAAAAATAAAAGATAAAAATATTTACGATTTAACTAAATTAGATGTCTCCTCTGCAAAGAAATTTTTTGAGAATTTAGAGCTAGGAGAAAGAGAAAAAGCTATTGCTGAAAGAATAATAAAAGAAATATACGACAGGCTTAATTTTCTTGATAATGTAGGTCTTTATTATTTAACACTCGATAGGACAATGGAAACTCTGTCAAGTGGTGAAGAACAGAGGGTAAGACTTGCGACACAAATTGGAAGCGGTTTAACTGGTGTTCTTTATGTTTTAGATGAACCCTCAATTGGACTTCATGCTAGAGACAACGAAAAGCTCATTAAAACCCTACTTAAACTAAGAGATTTGGGTAACACAGTAATTGTAGTAGAGCACGATGAGTCTACCATAAGAAGTGCCGACTACATAATAGATCTTGGACCAGGAGCAGGCCAAGAGGGCGGCTATGTGGTGGCTCAAGGTACAATTCAAGATGTTATGAACTCTCCTGAATCAATTACCGGTAAATATCTAAAGGGAGAGCTAAAAATAGAAATTCCGGAGAAAAGAAGGAAACCAAAGGATAAATGGCTTATCCTCAAAAATGCAAGGGGAAATAACTTAAAAAACGTTACTCTTAAGATTCCCCTTGGACTTTTTGTTTGCGTTACCGGAGTATCCGGTTCTGGAAAAAGTACCTTAATTATAGAAACTTTATATAAGGCCTTAAAGAGAATTCTCTATAACTCCTCTGAACTTCCCGCACCTTACGATGAGATTATAGGAATAGAAAATATAGATAAAGTTATTAACATTGACCAATCACCTATAGGAAGGACTCCCAGGTCAAATCCAGCTACCTATACTGGGGTATTTTCACCAATTAGGGATCTTTTTGCCTCACTTCCTGAAAGTAAAATGAGAGGATATAAACCAGGGAGGTTTTCCTTTAATGTTAAAGGTGGTAGATGCGAAGCCTGTGAAGGACAGGGCTATAACGTAATTGACATGCTCTTTTTACCAAGTGTTCATATTCCCTGTGAAGTTTGTAAGGGAAAAAGGTATAATAGAGAAACTTTGGAAATAAGATATAAGGGTAAAAATATTGCTGATGTTTTAGATATGTCTGTAAAGGAGGCTTATGAGTTTTTTGAGGATATTCCAGTAATTAAAAGGAAGTTGGAACTTTTAATGAATGTGGGACTTTCCTATATAAAACTTGGACAACCGGCAACAACGCTTTCTGGTGGTGAAGCGCAGCGTATAAAACTTTCAAAAGAACTTTCTAAGGTAGCTACAGGTAAGACTCTTTATATTCTTGATGAACCGACAACAGGACTTCATTTAGATGATATAAAAAAACTTTTAAATGTTCTGCAGCTTCTTGTTGATAAGGGAAATACAGTCATAGTTATTGAACATCAACTTGATGTTATAAAATCTGCTGATTGGGTTATAGATTTAGGACCTGAGGGAGGAGATAAAGGAGGTTATATTGTTGAAGAGGGGCCTCCAGAGAAAATTGCAAATTGCTCAAGATCATATACAGGTAAATTTTTAAGAAGGGTTTTAAGGCTTGGAGAAAAAATAAAAGTATGA
- the nadA gene encoding quinolinate synthase NadA codes for MSEKEKIIEKILYLKEKKDVLILAHNYQIPEIQDLADFVGDSLALSQKAKEANRSIIVFCGVLFMAETAKILNPEKKVLIPDLDAGCSLVNSITLQDLLKWKEKHPKAIVVGYINTSAEIKAECDYICTSSNAVKVVESIPEDKEILFLPDMFLGLYVKAKTDRKNMYIWPGECHVHASIRVEDIKRANLEHKDAELLIHPECGCSSSCMYLVQDGILKGEILSTSGMISYAKKSNSQEFIVATETGILHPLRKTVPNKKFYPVNENAVCEYMKKITLDKLLKSIEEEIYEINLDEEIIKKARVALDRMLSIS; via the coding sequence ATGAGTGAAAAAGAAAAAATAATAGAGAAAATTTTATATTTAAAGGAAAAAAAGGATGTTTTAATTTTAGCTCATAACTATCAGATTCCAGAGATTCAAGATTTAGCTGATTTTGTTGGTGACTCTCTTGCCTTATCTCAGAAAGCGAAAGAAGCAAACAGGTCAATAATAGTTTTTTGTGGAGTTCTATTTATGGCTGAGACAGCAAAAATTTTAAATCCTGAAAAAAAGGTTCTTATTCCTGACCTTGATGCAGGCTGTTCCCTGGTTAACAGCATAACATTACAAGATTTACTAAAATGGAAAGAAAAACACCCAAAAGCCATAGTTGTAGGCTATATAAATACTTCAGCTGAAATTAAAGCTGAATGTGACTATATCTGTACTTCAAGTAATGCTGTGAAGGTAGTTGAATCAATACCGGAAGATAAAGAAATTCTTTTTTTACCTGACATGTTTTTAGGTCTATATGTTAAAGCAAAAACAGACAGGAAAAATATGTACATATGGCCAGGTGAGTGTCATGTACATGCCTCAATAAGAGTCGAGGATATAAAAAGGGCAAATCTTGAACATAAGGATGCTGAACTACTTATTCATCCAGAATGTGGTTGCTCCTCCTCTTGTATGTACCTTGTACAAGATGGAATATTAAAAGGAGAGATACTTTCTACAAGCGGTATGATTTCCTATGCTAAAAAATCTAACTCTCAAGAGTTCATTGTTGCTACAGAAACAGGAATTTTACATCCACTAAGGAAAACTGTTCCTAACAAAAAATTTTATCCTGTTAACGAAAATGCTGTATGTGAATATATGAAAAAAATAACACTTGATAAGTTACTAAAAAGTATAGAAGAAGAAATTTATGAAATAAACTTGGATGAAGAAATTATAAAAAAAGCAAGAGTAGCCCTCGATCGTATGCTTTCAATTAGTTAG
- the nadC gene encoding carboxylating nicotinate-nucleotide diphosphorylase has protein sequence MKTIYDFIKKGELIKTIKMALKEDIGKKDLTSELIFKDHEKARFSLISKNEGILCGTEVFNLVFKVLDKNTSIKWFKNEGDIIYRNEKVAVLEGKIRKILMGERVALNFLSHLSGISTQVYKLKSKAGNLIIKDTRKTIPLIRKLQKYAHFVGGGVNHRMTLSDGIMIKDNHKKLRGLEEILNIIKKKKLEEKVILEVENLEEFKLALKYNIKYVMLDNMSIEDIKKAVEMGKDKVFTEASGNINFENIEKYKDTGINAVSCGFLTHSVKSFDFSLEAEEVVL, from the coding sequence ATGAAAACTATTTATGATTTCATAAAAAAAGGAGAACTTATAAAAACTATAAAAATGGCCTTAAAAGAGGATATTGGAAAAAAAGATTTAACTAGTGAGTTAATTTTTAAGGATCACGAGAAGGCAAGATTTTCATTGATTTCAAAAAATGAAGGAATTCTTTGTGGTACAGAAGTTTTTAATTTAGTTTTTAAAGTTTTAGATAAAAATACTTCTATAAAATGGTTTAAAAATGAGGGAGATATTATTTATAGAAATGAAAAAGTTGCTGTGTTAGAGGGAAAAATTAGGAAAATTTTAATGGGTGAGAGAGTGGCCCTGAATTTTCTTTCGCATCTTTCAGGTATTTCTACCCAAGTTTATAAGCTAAAAAGTAAGGCAGGAAATTTAATAATAAAAGACACAAGGAAAACAATACCCTTGATAAGAAAATTACAAAAATATGCTCATTTTGTAGGTGGTGGAGTAAACCATAGGATGACTCTTTCAGATGGTATTATGATAAAAGATAACCACAAAAAATTAAGAGGTTTAGAGGAAATATTAAACATAATAAAAAAGAAAAAGTTAGAAGAAAAGGTTATTTTAGAAGTGGAAAATTTGGAGGAATTTAAATTGGCGCTTAAGTACAACATAAAGTACGTAATGTTAGATAATATGAGTATTGAAGACATAAAAAAAGCAGTAGAGATGGGAAAAGATAAAGTTTTTACTGAGGCAAGTGGCAACATAAATTTTGAAAATATTGAAAAGTATAAAGATACGGGAATAAACGCAGTTTCATGTGGCTTTTTAACTCATTCTGTTAAAAGTTTTGATTTTTCCCTTGAAGCCGAGGAGGTTGTGTTATGA
- a CDS encoding TIGR00282 family metallophosphoesterase, with amino-acid sequence MDTLNILFIGDVVGKPGRVALKKFIPLLKRYFKINFIIANIENAAHGSGLTEKIFNEIIDCGVNCLTSGNHIWNKKEILKWIDTKENLLRPLNYPESAPGRGYAKFNIQGIELYVLNLMGRVFMNQVDCPFRKLDEILKKIKLPIIVDFHAEATSEKVAFALYADGRVSAVIGTHTHIQTSDNIILPNGTGYITDVGMTGGFDSVIGGEKEPIIKRFITGIPYPFTPSNSKIGLDGCLIEIKKDNFMCERITRIQIRNQINNEYLIRIESSDYNYKIIKEVIDESDKI; translated from the coding sequence GTGGACACCCTTAATATACTTTTTATAGGTGATGTAGTCGGCAAACCGGGAAGAGTTGCTTTAAAAAAATTTATACCTCTCTTAAAGAGGTACTTTAAAATCAATTTTATTATTGCAAACATCGAGAATGCGGCTCATGGAAGTGGATTAACTGAAAAAATTTTTAATGAAATTATAGACTGTGGAGTGAATTGTCTTACAAGTGGAAACCATATTTGGAATAAAAAAGAGATTTTAAAATGGATAGACACAAAGGAAAACCTGTTAAGACCTTTAAATTATCCGGAGTCAGCACCCGGAAGGGGATATGCAAAATTTAATATACAAGGAATAGAACTTTATGTATTAAATTTAATGGGAAGAGTTTTTATGAACCAAGTAGATTGCCCCTTTAGAAAACTTGATGAAATTTTGAAAAAAATAAAACTCCCAATAATTGTTGATTTCCATGCTGAGGCTACATCAGAGAAAGTTGCCTTTGCCTTATATGCAGATGGAAGAGTTTCTGCAGTTATCGGAACACACACCCATATTCAAACTTCTGACAACATAATCCTCCCAAATGGCACTGGATACATAACCGATGTGGGAATGACAGGAGGCTTTGACTCAGTAATTGGAGGAGAAAAAGAACCTATTATAAAAAGATTCATAACAGGTATACCCTACCCATTTACCCCCTCTAACTCAAAAATAGGACTTGACGGCTGCTTAATAGAAATAAAAAAGGATAACTTTATGTGCGAAAGAATCACACGAATCCAGATAAGAAATCAAATTAATAACGAGTATTTAATAAGAATTGAAAGCTCTGACTATAATTATAAAATTATAAAGGAGGTCATAGATGAAAGTGATAAAATATGA
- a CDS encoding uracil-DNA glycosylase produces MSLSAYDVIFYLKELTGEKILILERTGLKVTEALERLERFVSKCKKCPLSKTRTNVVFGSGNPLTGFLIVGEAPGQEEDKRGLPFVGRAGKKLDEIMRRAGIRREGVYITNTIKCRPPMNRDPEENELKSCFPYLEKQIEILKPRVIVALGRYASYVLTGKKISVKRERGIVYEYGNSKVVITIHPSRVLKNPEEEENLYNDLVLAKKVYLSGHP; encoded by the coding sequence ATGAGTTTAAGTGCCTATGATGTTATTTTTTATCTAAAAGAATTAACAGGAGAAAAAATCTTAATCTTAGAGAGAACAGGGTTAAAGGTCACTGAAGCACTGGAGAGATTAGAAAGATTTGTTTCTAAATGTAAAAAGTGTCCCCTTAGTAAAACAAGAACTAATGTCGTTTTTGGTAGTGGTAATCCTTTAACAGGTTTTTTGATTGTCGGAGAGGCACCAGGACAGGAAGAAGATAAAAGAGGGCTTCCCTTTGTTGGGAGAGCAGGAAAAAAACTTGATGAGATTATGCGAAGAGCAGGTATAAGAAGAGAGGGGGTGTATATTACAAATACTATAAAGTGTAGACCACCAATGAATAGAGATCCTGAAGAAAACGAATTGAAATCTTGTTTTCCCTACTTGGAAAAACAGATTGAAATCCTTAAACCAAGAGTAATTGTAGCTTTGGGAAGATATGCTTCCTATGTTTTAACTGGAAAGAAAATTTCTGTGAAAAGAGAAAGAGGTATAGTCTATGAATATGGAAATAGTAAAGTAGTTATAACGATACACCCATCAAGAGTATTAAAAAATCCTGAGGAGGAAGAAAATTTATATAATGATCTTGTTTTAGCAAAAAAAGTATATCTTAGTGGACACCCTTAA